One genomic region from Opisthocomus hoazin isolate bOpiHoa1 chromosome Z, bOpiHoa1.hap1, whole genome shotgun sequence encodes:
- the TMEM271 gene encoding transmembrane protein 271, which yields MKWSVRGACAALSSCLLLACALSAAAVGLKCFSLGSELKGEPFRLGTAAGAFYSGLLLAAGLSLLAAALLCCRPPDEAPAAPAPDPALGPAGDPDAAGGGGGDAAAAAAAPSGPAEKAPPGGRQNFLLLGVLVFMLGVLSAFAGAVIDGDTVSLVERKYSYYCLLQPGGAARPRSGPAASDGSAAALRCQKLRDYQRGLVLSTVFNALECLLGLLNLLLVKNYKASQQRGRRRRRRRAAPAAAAGGRRRRRRGGGGGGGGGGGGGGRRAPRHSQGSLFSGGEPELSPGDCPFQAVSYINVGVFHVFDEAGVEVHCGGHPSVELPGYSPMDPELNASYPYCYPLPSEQPPAYEEIYPGERCA from the coding sequence aTGAAGTGGAGCGTGCGGGGAGCCTGCGCCGCGCTctccagctgcctcctgctcGCCTGCGCCCTCAGCGCCGCCGCCGTGGGCCTCAAGTGCTTCTCGCTGGGCTCCGAGCTGAAGGGCGAGCCCTTCCGCCTGGGCACCGCCGCCGGCGCCTTCTActcggggctgctgctggccgccGGCCTCTCCCTGCTCGCCGCCGCGCTGCTCTGCTGCCGGCCGCCCGACGAGGCGCCCGCGGCTCCGGCCCCGGACCCGGCCCTGGGCCCGGCGGGGGACCCGgacgcggcgggcggcggcggcggggacgctgcggcggcggcggccgcacCGTCGGGCCCGGCGGAGAAGGCGCCGCCCGGGGGTCGGCAGAacttcctgctgctgggggtgctggtgttCATGCTGGGCGTGCTGAGCGCCTTCGCCGGCGCCGTCATCGACGGCGACACCGTGTCGCTGGTGGAGAGGAAGTACTCGTActactgcctgctgcagcccggcggcgcggcccgcccgcGGAGCGGGCCCGCGGCCTCCGACGGCTCCGCCGCGGCGCTCCGCTGCCAGAAGCTGCGGGACTACCAGCGCGGCTTGGTGCTCTCCACCGTCTTCAACGCGCTGGAGTGCCTCCTGGGCCTGCTCAACCTGCTCCTCGTCAAGAACTACAAGGCCTCGCAgcagcgcgggcggcggcggcggcggcggagagcggccccggcggcggccgcgggcgggcggcggaggcggcggcggggaggcggcggcggcggcggcggcggaggcggcggcggcgggcggcgggcgccgcgCCACAGCCAGGGCTCGCTGTTCTCCGGCGGCGAGCCCGAGCTCAGCCCCGGGGACTGCCCCTTCCAGGCCGTCTCCTACATCAACGTCGGCGTCTTCCACGTCTTCGACGAGGCCGGCGTGGAGGTGCACTGCGGCGGGCACCCCTCCGTCGAGCTGCCCGGCTACTCGCCCATGGACCCCGAGCTCAACGCCTCCTACCCCTACTGCTACCCGCTGCCCAGCGAGCAGCCCCCCGCCTACGAGGAGATCTACCCCGGGGAGCGCTGCGCCTGA